One stretch of Calonectris borealis chromosome 5, bCalBor7.hap1.2, whole genome shotgun sequence DNA includes these proteins:
- the CCDC177 gene encoding coiled-coil domain-containing protein 177, with translation MVEPPAEPPPQPCPAPGGGAAAAAGGEAARPGEQSPLLHLDLYNFDCAAAEGSRYVLTSPRSLEACARCAVRPVELLPRALGELLREAPGRSMRVAAGLYEAYERERRRKLQQCREERERIIREEKRRILAPLGSLPPSPAARVAPRAAATAAGGPRPHGGGKAGASGGAKAKSHSLDSLQKRREGSWGKTSSESGASSSYSGESLRERGGKGGGRGRGGATATGSLLGRSFSLGDLSHSPQTAQRVERIVREVKRRKGLSEVPERDKKIAALMIAKHQEASLLREQRQAAHLQWDSQRRLAEQRKEQEEKEKQRALLQGQRMWESQVEKRRGRLSQEQEEAALLKQRQRLVCEERWREQAEKQERLRRERLERAVQEDKQKKLHQEHNLKAKEEGKKEHRAREEQLLQEKLSTAAQKRLKKEVQLQKEKKLLNQAEKLKHEALLKELAKQEAEEKEMLKASLEMSLTKAQENYEQLVEKRNQELREKARREDMQIQRAKLAAEKKEREQKEHLEALARETERKLQHAAQVAEEVVQEKARKVVLSRLEKEKVQKMNKQKVEQYEDLRRREILLSIERKLERSEQIFKEKKTVLENARSVARASFHVREKVREETNMRTFDKMALEAELHAHLNKK, from the coding sequence ATGGTGGAGCCGCCGGCTgagccccccccgcagccctgcccggcgcccggggggggagcggcggcagcagcggggggaGAGGCGGCCCGTCCCGGGGAGCAGTCGCCGCTGCTGCACCTGGACCTGTACAACTTCGACTGCGCGGCGGCGGAGGGCAGCCGGTACGTGCTGACCAGCCCGCGGTCGCTGGAGGCCTGCGCCCGCTGCGCCGTGCGGCCGGTGGAGCTGCTGCCGCGGGCGCTGGgggagctgctgcgggaggcCCCCGGGCGCTCCATGCGGGTGGCCGCCGGCCTTTACGAGGCCTACGAGCGGGAGCGCCGCCGCAAGCTGCAGCAGTGCCGGGAGGAGCGGGAGAGGATTATCCGGGAGGAGAAGAGGCGGATCCTCGCGCCCCTCGGCAGCCTGCCGCCCTCGCCCGCTGCCCGCGTCGCCCCCCGGGCTGCTGCCACCGCCGCCGGCGGGCCCCGGCCCCATGGCGGGGGGAAGGCCGGGGCGTCAGGGGGTGCCAAGGCCAAGAGCCACTCCCTGGACTCGCTGCAGAAGCGCCGTGAGGGCAGCTGGGGCAAGACCTCCTCCGAGTCGGGGGCCTCGTCCTCCTACAGCGGGGAGAGCCTGCGGGAGCGCGGGGGCaaggggggtggccggggcagggggggagctACGGCCACCGGCTCCCTGCTGGGGCGCAGCTTCAGCCTGGGCGACCTCAGCCACTCGCCGCAGACCGCCCAGAGGGTGGAGAGGATCGTCAGGGaggtgaagaggaggaagggccTCTCGGAGGTGCCCGAGAGGGACAAGAAGATCGCGGCGCTGATGATCGCCAAGCACCAGGAGGCCAGCCTCCTGCGGGAGCAGCGGCAGGCGGCCCACCTGCAGTGGGACAGCCAGCGGCGGCTGGCGGAGCAGcggaaggagcaggaggagaaggagaagcagagggcCCTCCTGCAGGGCCAGCGGATGTGGGAGAGCCAGGTGGAGAAGCGGCGGGGGAGGCTGAGCCaagagcaggaggaggctgctttgctgaagcagagGCAGCGCCTGGTGTGCGAGGAGAGGTGGCGGGAGCAAGCGGAAAAGCAGGAGCGGCTGCggagggagaggctggagagGGCTGTCCAGGAGGACAAGCAGAAGAAGCTCCATCAAGAGCACAACCTGAAGGCAAAGGAGGAGGGCAAGAAGGAGCACCGGGCGCGAGAGGAGCAGCTCCTGCAAGAGAAGCTGTCCACGGCTGCACAGAAGAGGCTGAAGAAGGAGGTgcagctgcagaaggagaagaaactgCTCAACCAAGCAGAGAAGCTGAAGCATGAGGCCTTGCTCAAGGAACTGGCCAAGCAAGAGgctgaagagaaggaaatgttgaAGGCCTCTCTAGAGATGAGTTTGACCAAGGCTCAGGAGAACTATGAACAGCTAGTGGAGAAGAggaaccaggagctgagggagaaggCCAGGCGGGAGGACATGCAGATCCAGAGAGCCAAACTGGcagcagagaagaaggaaagagagcagAAGGAGCACTTGGAGGCCCTGgctagagagacagagagaaagctCCAGCATGCTGCCCAGGTGGCCGAAGAGGTTGTCCAAGAAAAAGCCCGCAAGGTGGTCTTGAGCCGTCTAGAGAAGGAGAAGGTGCAGAAGATGAACAAGCAAAAGGTGGAACAGTATGAGGACTTACGGCGCAGGGAGATACTCCTCTCTATAGAGAGGAAACTGGAGAGGAGCGAGCAGATCTTCAAGGAGAAGAAGACTGTCTTAGAAAATGCCAGATCTGTCGCTCGGGCCTCCTTCCATGTCCGGGAAAAGGTACGGGAGGAGACAAACATGCGCACCTTTGACAAGATGGCCTTGGAAGCAGAACTGCATGCCCACCTGAATAAGAAATGA